The stretch of DNA CCCGGTCTATATGCGGCTCCTGCGCGGCCAGGTGCCGGTCGTGCTGGATCCAAGCGCCTATCGCTTCCAGGTCGGCCGCGCCAGCCTGCTGAGGGATGGCCGCGATATCGGCATCGTCTCGACCGGGTTCATGACCGAGCGCGCGCTGGCAGCGGCAAAGCGCCTCGAAGCCCACGGCATTGGTGCCGCCGTGCTGCATGCCTCCACCCTGAAGCCCTTCGACGGCGATGCGGTCGCCGAGCTCGCCCGCCGCGTCGACCGGCTGGTCAGCATCGAGAACCACGTCGCCACCGGCGGTCTCGGCAGCCTGGTGGCGGAGCTCGTCGCCGACCGGCGGATCCCGACCAAGCTCACACGGCTCGGGCTCCCCGACCGTTTCATCGAATGCGGCTCGGTGCCCTTCCTGCAGGATAAGTACGGCCTCACCGCCGACAGATTGGTCGAGACGATCCGACAGCTTTGACATTGAGCAAGCATCGATGATCAACGGGGGCCCCCACCCCAACCCTCCCCCGCGGTCGCGGGGGAGGGAGTAAAACGGACGCCACTCCTACCCCCTCCCCCACCGCTTAGGTGGGGGAGGGTTGGGGTGGGGGCACCGCGCGAGACCGACATCAGCTCCAAGGGGAATAGCACCATGCCAAGACGCGCTGCCGCGCCGAGACTCGAACCGCCCGCCGACATGCCGAAGCGCCGGCTGGCGAAGATCCGGCGCATCGAGACGCATGTCGTCGGCACGAAATGGTGCAACTGGGTGTTTGCGCAGGTCTTTACCAATGACGGCCTCGAGGGAATCGGCGAAGGCACCTGCGAATTCCAGCCGAAGGCGGTGGAAGCCGCGATCCGGCAGCTGGCAACGCGCGCGGTCATCGGCAACTCGGCCTTCGACATCGAGCGCCTGTGGCAGGACATGTTCCGCGGCGAGTTCGCCCGCGGCGGGCCGATCCTGAACAGTGCCATCGGCGCCATCGAGATGGCGATGTGGGACATCGTCGGCAAGGCGCTGGGCCGGCCGGTCTACGACCTCTTGGGCGGCCGCGTGCATGAGCGGCTCTCGGCCTATGCCAATGCCTGGTACGGCACCGGTGCCGGTATCAAGGACATCGCCAAGGCCGCCGCCGCAGTGAAGGGCCGGGGCTATCGCGGGCTCAAATTCGACCCCTTCCTCGATGCCGGCCGCGATCCCGACTACACGACGATGAAGTACGCGGTCGACGTGGTTGCCGCCGTCCGCGACGCGGTCGGACCGGAGATGGAGCTGATGGTGGACTGCCATGGCCGCTTCAGCCCGGCTTCCGCCATCCAGATCGCCCAGGCGCTCGAGCCCTATCGCCTCTACTGGTACGAAGAGCCCACCGATCCGGAAAACGTCGCGGCCTTGGCCAAAATCGGCCGCAGCATCAAGACCCGGCTCGCCACCGGCGAGCGCTGCTACACCAAGTATCATCTGCAGGCGCTGTTGAGAGACTGCGAGGTGGGCGTGCTGCAGCCCGACATCATCCATGTCGGCGGCATCCTGGAGGCGAAGAAGATCGCCGCCATTGCGGACGCCAGCTACACGCCGGTCTCCTACCACAACCCGTTCGGGCCGGTGGCGACGGCGGCGGCGATCCAGCTCGACGCCTGCACCACCAACATCATCATGCAGGAGTCGTTCTGCGAATACAGCGCGCACTGGCGCTTCGATCTGCTCGAGCACGCGCCCAGGCCCCGGGGCGGCCATTACGACATCCCCGATCGACCGGGCCTCGGCGTCGGCCGGTTCAACGTCGAGGCGGCGCAGGCGCATCCCTTCGACGCCGACGCCTTCCTGCCGATGTGGCGGAAGGGCTGGACACGGAACTTCTGAGCGCCCCTTGCCACCCGGCGTTGACCCTGTTTTCCCGGCCCTGATAGAGTGGCGCGCAAGCGTCCTCGAAAGGGCGCATCGATAATCAACACCGCTCCGGGAGGATTCACATGCTCGCCTCACGCATCATCCGCGGTCTCGCCATGGCTGTCGGGCTCTTTGCCTTTGGCATGGCGCTCCCCGCCTCGGCCCAGAAGGTCACCATCAAGTTCGCGACCGTGGTGCCCGACGGGCCGGCCGCCGAGATCCTGGCGATGAAGGCCTTCAAGAGCTACGTCGAGTTCCATTCCGACAAGGCGATCGAGGTGCGCCTGTTCCTGGGCTCGGTCGGCGGCGAGCGCGAGATCACCGAGCAGGTGAAGCAGGGCACTCTCGAGATGGGCCTCTCCGCCGACGGCGCGGTCGCCGGCTTCTACAAGGAGATCCAGGTCTTCTCCATCCCCTATCTGTTTCCCTCCGCACCGGTCGCCTGGGCCTTTTTCGATCATCCCTTCGCGCAGAAGCTGGCCGAGGACATGCGGCAGAAGACCGGCATCCGTACCTTGAGCTTCTCCGAGAACGGCTTCCGCAACCTGACCAACAATGTGCGCCCGATCAAAACGCCGGACGACATGAAGGGCATCAAGATGCGGACCATGGAAAGCCCGGTGTTCATGACCTTCATGCGCTCGCTGGGTGCAGCACCGACGCCGATCAGCGCCGCCGAGATGGTGCTCGCCTTGAAGCAGGGCGTGGTCGACGGTCAGGAGAACCCGACCTTGATCATCCACGATTTCGGCATCGCCGACGTGCAGAAATACATGTCGATGGACGAGCACATCTACAGCCTGCACCTCGTCATGATCAACGACGAGTTCTACGCCAAGCTGCCCACCGGCTATAGGCAGATCGTCCAGGACGGCGCCCGCGTGCTGCGCGGCGTCTCGGGCACGCGCAAGGCGGCCCTCCAAGAGGAGTATGTCGGCAAGATCAAGGCCAAGGGCGTGCAGGTCTACATCACCAGCCCGGAAGAGAAGGAAGCCTTCCGCAAGGCGAGCCAAGAGCCGGTCCGCAAGTTCATCGAAGAGCAGGTGGGCAAGGAGCTGACCGCCGGCCTCCTGTCGGCGGTCGCCGACGCCAGCAAATCCGTCTACGGCTTCTGAGGACGCTGTCGACCCTCGATCACACGTTTTGCTGATCGAAGGACCCTCACCCCAACCCTCTCCCGCATTGCGGGAGAGGAAGGGACCCGCGTCTTCGCGGGAGGGTGAGGGCCGTCACTGCCATCCGCGATGACCGGAACCGCCTATCGCTTCGCCCTTTGGCTGACCCGCGCCTGCGAGACGATTGCCGCCGTGCTCGTGCTGCTGGTGGTCGTCTTCAACACCGCGCAGGTGTTCTTCCGCTACGTCGTCGGCGATCCGCTCGGCTGGACCGAGGAGGCGATGCGCTACAGCATGGTCTGGGTCGCCTTTCTCGGCTCGAGCGCGCTGGTCTTCCGCGGCGAGCACCCCGCGATCCAGATCGGCCGCGTGGTCAAGTCCCGCGTCCTTGCCGCTTCCATTCATTACCTCGGGCTCGCCGCCATCGCGAGCTTCAGCGCGATCCTCGTCTGGAAGGGCCTGCCGGTGGCGATCGGCAACCGCAGCCAGACCTCGCCAGCAGCGCAAATCCCGATGATCTATCCCTATCTCGCCGTCGGCGTCGGCGGCT from Pseudomonadota bacterium encodes:
- the dctP gene encoding TRAP transporter substrate-binding protein DctP, which translates into the protein MLASRIIRGLAMAVGLFAFGMALPASAQKVTIKFATVVPDGPAAEILAMKAFKSYVEFHSDKAIEVRLFLGSVGGEREITEQVKQGTLEMGLSADGAVAGFYKEIQVFSIPYLFPSAPVAWAFFDHPFAQKLAEDMRQKTGIRTLSFSENGFRNLTNNVRPIKTPDDMKGIKMRTMESPVFMTFMRSLGAAPTPISAAEMVLALKQGVVDGQENPTLIIHDFGIADVQKYMSMDEHIYSLHLVMINDEFYAKLPTGYRQIVQDGARVLRGVSGTRKAALQEEYVGKIKAKGVQVYITSPEEKEAFRKASQEPVRKFIEEQVGKELTAGLLSAVADASKSVYGF
- a CDS encoding TRAP transporter small permease, which translates into the protein MTGTAYRFALWLTRACETIAAVLVLLVVVFNTAQVFFRYVVGDPLGWTEEAMRYSMVWVAFLGSSALVFRGEHPAIQIGRVVKSRVLAASIHYLGLAAIASFSAILVWKGLPVAIGNRSQTSPAAQIPMIYPYLAVGVGGSLMLIKVACLLVLPPGTFAASESDVRAGDVA
- a CDS encoding mandelate racemase/muconate lactonizing enzyme family protein; the encoded protein is MPRRAAAPRLEPPADMPKRRLAKIRRIETHVVGTKWCNWVFAQVFTNDGLEGIGEGTCEFQPKAVEAAIRQLATRAVIGNSAFDIERLWQDMFRGEFARGGPILNSAIGAIEMAMWDIVGKALGRPVYDLLGGRVHERLSAYANAWYGTGAGIKDIAKAAAAVKGRGYRGLKFDPFLDAGRDPDYTTMKYAVDVVAAVRDAVGPEMELMVDCHGRFSPASAIQIAQALEPYRLYWYEEPTDPENVAALAKIGRSIKTRLATGERCYTKYHLQALLRDCEVGVLQPDIIHVGGILEAKKIAAIADASYTPVSYHNPFGPVATAAAIQLDACTTNIIMQESFCEYSAHWRFDLLEHAPRPRGGHYDIPDRPGLGVGRFNVEAAQAHPFDADAFLPMWRKGWTRNF